Proteins encoded in a region of the Triticum dicoccoides isolate Atlit2015 ecotype Zavitan chromosome 3A, WEW_v2.0, whole genome shotgun sequence genome:
- the LOC119271596 gene encoding uncharacterized protein LOC119271596, which yields MAAVAPDAGEWSAAARLRLVWRVVRAAELLALSVVLSRSFLHLPYAASAASSALRLAASLLLHPRSIFVIANAIVFLLYVFSRRDPSSSSSASDQDAQDQFLSFTATPLLSPSTTEAPALAPETDAVFEDKQAVHVTVRAPRRSRSEKIGAGKHGGRRRAGSPDMRRSDSENGQRRRSTSSAAPEECGAEDEKEEFRRAVEAFIAKQQTRFHREESFVLVAGAGDDAQAITVAVK from the coding sequence ATGGCCGCCGTCGCCCCCGATGCCGGAGAGTGGTCCGCCGCTGCGCGGCTCCGCCTCGTGTGGCGCGTCGtgcgggcggcggagctcctagcccTGTCCGTCGTCCTCTCCCGCTCCTTCCTCCACCTCCCCTACGCCGCGTCTGCGGCCTCCTCTGCCCTCCGCCTCGCCGCCTCACTCCTCCTCCACCCGCGCTCCATCTTCGTCATCGCCAACGCCATCGTGTTCCTCCTCTACGTCTTCTCGCGCCGCGACCCGTCGTCCTCTTCCTCTGCCTCCGACCAGGACGCCCAGGACCAGTTCCTTTCCTTCACCGCCACACCGCTCCTGTCGCCATCGACCACAGAGGCGCCGGCTCTGGCGCCCGAGACGGACGCGGTGTTCGAGGACAAGCAGGCGGTGCACGTGACGGTGCGCGCCCCGCGGCGGAGCAGGTCGGAGAAAATCGGCGCCGGAAAGCATGGCGGGAGGAGGAGGGCGGGATCGCCTGATATGCGTCGGTCTGATTCGGAGAACGGCCAGAGGCGGCGGTCGACCTCGTCGGCGGCCCCAGAGGAATGCGGTGCGGAGGACGAGAAGGAGGAGTTCCGGAGGGCAGTCGAGGCGTTCATCGCCAAGCAGCAGACGCGGTTTCACCGCGAGGAGTCATTTGTCTTGGTCGCCGGCGCCGGAGACGATGCTCAGGCGATCACCGTAGCTGTGAAGTGA